AAACTTCATAATAAGCACTGTCAGAAAGCTTAACGGTGCTTGTCAAAATACACTGTGTATGACGGGAAGTTACCTTAAAACAAGTTCTTCAGCCTGTCTCTCTCAAGCAGCACTGTGGAAGAACAGTACATGAACACGTCAGAACAATTCCACGGTAACTGCAATCCACTTTCAGTTGCTTAAATTGCTGACAAACCCAGTGTCTCTGCTTTCTACGTATTtcttgggggggaggggtggtggtggtggtggtgtgttttcTGCTTAGAACAACCGCGTGCTTCTGTACCAAAGCTAGAGACAACAATGAAGAATTTTGGGTCTATGCAGACTGAGTCTGCAGAGTAATCCTGACCAAATAATTCTTACCACCATTCATCTGCAAAACAGCTACCGAGTCTACTTGCTCATCTTGCATAATCTACCAAGATAAAGGAGTATCTGCAGTTTGTGGCATTTTATACTTGagatactgaagaaataaatatttaccgAACTGCCCTACTGTACAAGGAGGAACCAGAAAGCAGGTGCTTCTGACTCTTAGCTGAACGTCTCTGCACTGCATCACATATTGGAAAGCCAGGCGTTTTATGTAGAACAGGCAAAGGAGACCAGGTTTTAACACAGATTTATTATTAGAGGTCACAACATGACGGCACACCTAGGGATttagcttttaagaaaaaaacaccttcgGGTAATGTCCCCCGTCGCCCTGCTATGTCGCTCCTCAAGTGCGGCAGACCCCCCCAAAATACAAGTCCTCTCCTAACAGACGCTACGGCTGTTAAGCAGGAGTGAAGATGAACGTAAATACGCCTGCACGCCGCCGGATTGGGGCGGAACGAGTCACCGGCACAGCTGCCCCGCGGGGTCCCACTCCGAGGGTCGCGGGGGCCGCCGTCATCCCGGGGAAGGCACCGGGCCCCGggggccgccccgctgcccgggcACCGCGGGGCCTCGGAGGGCCGGGCCGGAGCCACCCCCggccgctgctgctgcatcaTCCCCGGCCCGCCCGCTCGCTCGCCCCGCAACACCGCGGCCGCGGCGGAGCGGCCGCGAAGGGCCCCGACCCGCGGCCCACACGCCaccccccgcccgcggccctCTCTCACCTGCGGGATACtcggggcgccgccgccgcccccgccccgccgcaggGCTGCGCCTCAGGCCGCGCCGCCGGGTAGGCCGCGCCCTGCGGCCCGGCACGGGGTAAGAGCCGCGACGCCCCGAGCGGtgcgggaggcggcggcggagcTGTGGGCGCCGCGCAGGCCgtgggcggggcgggccgggccgtgggcggggcgggaggcgcGGGCGCTGCCCCTACGGGCCCCGGGGGCGCGTTCCCGGGCGCTCCCCACGTAGAGGGCCCGCCCGGATCCCGCGTTCGCCCAGGGCCGGGAGCTCAGCCCCCGGCCGCGGCTTTTGGCGGGgcatctgctgcagcaggtgctgctggaggggcaACCCCGGCTCCCCTCAGTGCGGCCTCATGGCGGGGACACGGCGCCTCGTGCTCCGGCCGCTCGCGGGTTTGGCACCGGCCCGACGCGAAAGGCCACGTCCCGCTTGCGAGGACGGGCCTTAACACACGGGTGGGCGACAAGCGCTTCCGAAGGCACCCTGCCCCTTTGGCGTCCCGGCCGGTCACCCGCGCCCGGCCGAGGCGGCTCCGCCGGGACTGCGATAAACGACACGGCCCTCGTGACTCACACGGGATCCCATCGGGAAGGAGAACTCGTGGCCCGGGAGGGCACGGAGGGGTCTCGGCCCGAGCGGCAGCGGGAGGAGAGGTCGCCTgccggggccggcgggagcggggccggtgGCTCCTGCCCGGCCGCGGTGCTGGCGCACAGGCGGCGCCGCCCGGCTTCGTCGCGGCGCTGCGGCGTCATAGCGGCGCGACGCGCCCGGCgcggctggggcgggggggcagagTCGCGACGGCGCAGCAGCCGACGCCATGCCGGCCAAGAAGTCCTTCCGCCGGCGGAGGGAGGACtccgaggaggaggaggaggacgagcAGGTCGCTGAGGAGGTCAGGTGGGTCGGGAGCCGGCGGAGAGCCCGGCTGGGCGTGCCCGGCCCCGCGTTCGCCCGGCGGCGCTATGTCCGCTCGTGTCGCGCCATCGTGCCGTGTCGTCATCTCGTCACGTGATGCTTCAGCGTTCCAGCATTGCGTTGCGTCACGCCGTCCGTTGCATCCTTTTGCTACGACTTCGTCGCGTCACACCGTTGCATCGCCGCGCCGTGGCGTCACATTGCGGATTGACGCTGTCTGCCGGTGTGACGTCCCGCCGCCGCACCtggcgccgccgcccgggcggAGCCCtccgggcgcggggggggcggaGTAGTAAAGGTGCCCGGCACGAACCCGTATTGCTCAGTGTCCGTCTGTTCTATTGTGGGTAGGATGTTGTCTGGAGGCCTTAGCAAACTGAGCGCGGTGATCTTTGGGTCGTTCTTTCCATATTGGCTTCTTATTAAAGCCTTTCAGCGTTTGCGTGGTGCTTTCCTCAGTGGAGGGAACGCATCTTGAAGGGACATATGCAGCAGACGCCATGGGGATTTTCTTGTGATTGCTTAAATAAATGGAATTGCTTAAAGAAAGTAGAATAGAAAATAATCCGTCTAATCTGTAACCACAGAAGAGGACAATGATACACAAGAGTTCAGGGCAAAGTCTATCTGGAAGGTTCCGCGTTAACTGCGGAAAATCAAATTAAGTTAGTTAATTATAGCCAAAGCATCAAGTCCTAAgtcaaatgttttttctttaggttAAAAGTTGAGGAAGCCAAAGAAGTTCAGAGCCTCAGAAAGCGACCCAATGGGGTGAGGTAAGGGATGCGGCACCAAGGATGTGAAGTTGTGTTTTGCCCGACAGTGTAGTATAACAGTAGATTTCTCTCTTGTCACGTGCCTCCTTTCAGTAGAAACTGTTACATGTCAGATAGTGGCAAAACCATGGTAGAGGAGTTTCTACATTAAAGTCTGAGATGGAAAAGAGGGGGGCTTTGGTACCGGTGTGCAGTGTCAGTTTAAGTGAGCAAAGTCTGGTCTGTATCCTAGCCATGAAGAAAAAGATCAAGATTGGGATTTACCATGGCATGGATTTTCACCAAATTACTTCTGTTCTGCACACATGATTTAAATTGGACACTTTCACACCTACTCCATCCtaattttcctctcttccctcaaCTAGTGGCATTGATTAGCTGATGAGCTAGTTGAAATGTGCACCAGCAGTGAACTGTGTTCTTTATTGTGGTGGCTCACCTTCTCATCTCCCCAAAACAGTACTAGTTCCTCTATCTGTGTGGGGGGATTAGAAAGGTTTGACAATTTAATGTTAATACAGTGTGTAAATCTGCTAGATTTAGAGAACGACAAAGAAATTCAGTCTTGTTGGTGTGTTTCCTTCTGCTTAATGTTACTTACTTTATCTGCTTGACCAGCGCTGTAGCTCTGCTTGTGGGAGAGAAGCTGCAAGAAGAAGCAACACTTGTGGTAAGTGTTAGACACTTTCATCACCTCAGCACTAAGATGTAACGAATCTGTAACCATCAGTGTGGTCCAGCCGATCACCATGCAAGTCTGGCCTGGGATAGGACTGATGTCATAGCTcaatactgaaatgttttctggttttatccAGATTTCAGAGAGTAGCATTGAACTAGAGGGAAGCTTCAGGCTTTCttgttatttcttattttacaggATGACCCATTTAAGATAAAATCTGGGGGAATGGTGGACatgaagaagctgaaagaaagaggCAAGGACAGGTTGGTGCATATGAGCTCTGAAGATCTCTCCCTGAACTAGTACTCAGTGAGAGCTAGTGGTGACGTAATAAGTTGTGTTGCTTTGAAGAGTTTAACATAATGCAGTTTGGCTACTTGCTGTTACCCTAACTTGtcaaattatttgtaaaatccaaaataaacccaaaacaaacaaaataaaacaatctaAAACAGTAAACATTGTGGTTTCCCTTCAGGATTAATGAAGAGGAAGATCTAAACTTGGGAACTTCCTTCTCGGCTGAAACCAACAGGCGGGATGAAGATGCTGACATGTAAGTTGTGCTGCATTGTGTCTGTGATGTTGAATTCGGGGTTTGTGTCCCctcacaattttttatttttttttttgtcttggatTCTGAGTAGTCCCAGAATATCTTCCCAGTTCTCCCTGAAACTTTCACTTGCTCTTTCACCTCTGAGCTGCCAGATGTGAGGCTTTTTATCATGGACAAAGATGGGAGGTGCCCACCAGCTAGCTTGGCACTAAATACTAGTGGGAGCCTTCCCTGCTGGTTGTGAAAGAGCTTGGAGAACCCTGTAACTTCTTGAACAATTGCTTCTTGCAGTTGATGTTAGCTGAGCTGTTTTGGAGagattattctttcctttctctgagcTATTGGGGCAGTGAtgcagctgtgctcagctgtgctgggacagagtacagaaaacagaattaaatgctCTGTGTCCCTCATGTGCTGCTGTTTAGGATGAAGTACATTGAGACTGagctgaagaagagaaagggaattgTGGAGAGTGAGGAGCAGAAGGTGAAACTTAAGAATGCTGAGGACTCTCTGTACGAGCTGCCAGAGAACATTCGTGTCTCCTCTGCCAAGAAGACTGAGGAGATGCTGTCCAACCAGATGCTGAGCGGCATTCCTGAAGTGGATCTGGGAATTGAGTATGTGGTTCACAGAACCTGTTGGTTATGGCTTGAATTGCCAGGATGAGCAACTGTTGATTGGCAGAGCAGTGGTATGGTTGGGTTCTACAGGCCCCGTTTGGCTCTGTGATGGGATTGAGCCTTGTTCTGGATCAGCACGGTATCTAGCACAGCATGTTTTACACAGTGGTAGGGCTCCAGTGCAGCTCCATCATATGGCTTCTGGGAAAAGGCTCTTAATTTTTGTGATTTGAATCTCGCAGCTTTCTGGAGGATCTGTTATGCCCCGCACTGAAAGAGGGTGCATTAAAGATGCAAGCTTCTCTTttacatttgaaacaaaacatcGGTTTCTATAGCACTGCCCCTTCTCTCAAAAAACACATCAAATACCATAGCAGCGCTATTACTATCACTAAAATCCATCCACTTAGCATTTCTATGCCTACTACCCTTTTAAAAGATGAATCggtacttttttctttgtttttcctctagcgcaaaaataaaaaacatcatCTCAACGGAAGAGGCCAAGGCcaagctgctggcagagcagcagaacaaaaagaaagacagcGAAACTTCCTTTGTTCCCACCAACATGGCTGTTAACTATGTCCAGCACAACAGATGTAAGTCTTGCATGGCTCTCCTGACCCAGGTGTGACCCcctctgctgaagaaaacagttgGGACAGGGTCTGATGCAGGAGAAATTAGACAAGCAGCTGTCTGATTCGTTGTTCTGGGATGTTCATATAGACCCCACCTGGTTTGGTCATCTTCTTCCATCTGTCAGAAAGGAGAGGGACGTACTACTCATAGCTGGACTTTCTGCTCTTGAACTCCCAGCTGACACTACCTCATAAATTACAAGACTTTTTAAGTTGTGTCTTGAGTGCGTGCTTGAAATGCCTGCCTTGTCAGCTATGATAAATGATGGTTTATAATTGAGAGAATCCTTTCTGTAGGCTGCCAAAGCAGACAGGTGGTCAAGAATACATATACCTTAGTAGACCAGCAGAGATGGGAATTAATTTCCAGGAGAGCTTCTCATACCACAGCCATCTGGGGGAAAGGCAGCCTTCTGTGTGTCTGGCCATTCTTACAG
The Falco naumanni isolate bFalNau1 chromosome 9, bFalNau1.pat, whole genome shotgun sequence DNA segment above includes these coding regions:
- the C9H9orf78 gene encoding telomere length and silencing protein 1 homolog, whose translation is MPAKKSFRRRREDSEEEEEDEQVAEEVRLKVEEAKEVQSLRKRPNGVSAVALLVGEKLQEEATLVDDPFKIKSGGMVDMKKLKERGKDRINEEEDLNLGTSFSAETNRRDEDADMMKYIETELKKRKGIVESEEQKVKLKNAEDSLYELPENIRVSSAKKTEEMLSNQMLSGIPEVDLGIDAKIKNIISTEEAKAKLLAEQQNKKKDSETSFVPTNMAVNYVQHNRFYHEELNAPVRRNKEEPKPRPLRVGDTERPEPERSPPNRKRPLNEKATDDYHYEKFKKMNRRY